The genomic segment AGAGGTTAGGCTCCAGGTGGGTAGCACAGGAGTCTActtcccccctccctgccccacagacCCCCGAGTCCCCCTCGCTAACATGCTggggtctgcccaccccctccaccgCACCTCCTCAGTCCACTACCTTCCCGAAGTGGCCCCGGCCCAGCACGGCCAAGCAGCGGAAGTCCTGAAGCCGGGGGGGTTTCCTGCAAGAGAGAGGGTACAGGAAGCCCCTGGGACGAGGGCTGGGGCTCCACCAAGAGCTGCTCCAAGCCCGCCCCATGCTTGGTCCTGGGCTGTCCCCACCTGTGGggcgggaggggcaggggctggagagcCTCGGTGGGGGCACCTGGGACTGCAGTTTCCTGGGGTCTGGCAGGCAGGCTGAGCTCAGTAATGTGGGTTCAGCCAGTGAGAACCTGAGAGCAAGCCAAGGACCCCGGGGTGATGTGTGAATGTCTGACACGCAAACTCCCGGGTGGACAAAAATCTCAAACTCCAAGGTAAGCCTGCCAGGGGTACCTGGTGGCTGAGGCTGGCAGAGACGGCTCGAGTCGAGTCCTGGGCTCCATGTGGGGGCGTTTGGTGCGCTGTGAGGGCAGAGGGGTCAGGGCAGAGCGGGGCTTCCTTTCCTctgtccctccagccctgccGCCCCCACCCAGGCAGCCCCCAGGGTGACCAGCCCTGCTGCCCCTCACCGGCATCTCCTCAGGGGTCGGCTCCTGGGGCAGGTAGAGGCGCGGGGGCTTGGGTGGGGGTTGGATCTCTTCTCGCAAGGGGGTCTTCTTGGGTGGGAAGTTACTGTGGGGGGGAAGCAGACACATGACCGAGCACAGGCAGATGGAATAGCGGGGAGTTGGAGCGGGGAGTGGACACACAGCCGTGCGAGACAGATAGACGGGTCAGAGGGAGAGCGACAGGGACAGGCGCCGTCTGCATCTGGAGAGAGGGGACTCCTCCGCAGACAAGCAGGCAGCCTGGGGCGAGGCTCCTCACCTGGGCGAGGCAGGGTCAGCCGCCCCCCGGGGTGTGGCTGGGGTCTGGGAGCACCCTTTCGGGGGGCTGAGGGTGCTCGGGGAGCTGCAGGGGGGCAGCAGACTCATGACCAAGCGCCCCCAGGCCGCCATGCTGAGGTTCATCTGGGAAGCCCTCAGGAAGTCCTGACCTGGGGCAAAAGGGGGCTCAGTCCTGGGGTCTCCTGAGGGCCCCAGCCCTACTCCCTACTCGCCAGCCTTCTCCACGCCACACCTCTGCGTTTCGAGAAAATGCGTTTCTGCCTCTGCAGGCGGGGCCTCCTCTCAATGACAGGGTCACAGAAGGTcacctgcagggggcagggggcagggctgaaGACcagtcccctcccaccccacctgccaCGGGCACCTGCTCAGCCTCCAGGCTCCCAGCCTGAGCCCAGGTCAACAGATGCAATAGCCAGAAGGACTCAGAGAGATGGATTCAACATCCTCATTGGTACCAGtgcggaaactgaggcccagagaagagagGGACTGGTCCAGGGTCACATAGGCTGCAGGGCAGTCAGGAAAAGGATGCAGCCGCTGGACTCCCGTGAAGTCCTCAGAAAGGGGCTGGGAACCCTTCCTTCCTGGAGATCTCCTCCCTCTGGACCTCGATTTCCACCCCTATGTGTGGGTGGGGGCACAGTCTGAAAGGCCCTCCTTGCTCTAACGGAGCCAGGGACCCACGAGGTCAGAGGGCAGGGGCCGGTGGGCACCTGGGCGAAGAGCCGGCCCTGTGGCACCAGGCTGAGGGAGAGCTGGTGACAGGCATtgtccaggaagtcctccagccTCAGGAAGGCCACACCGCAGAGCTGCCGCCAGTCCCGCCAGTGCACCCCAATCTCCAGCTCTCGGGCCTACGAGGGGGAGGCCAGGTTGAGGGGTGGAGCACGGCACCAGCCACTACCTGGCCGGCCTTCCACCCCGTGGCCCACGGTCACCCCTGTCCACACAAGGGCAGCCCTCACCCGCTCCAGGGGGACGACAAAGGTCTGGTCCCAGGACTGCTTGGCCACAGGCCCCCAGCCCGTCTGGCCCACGACACGATTGTCCACCTTCAGCACAGCCAGCACCTCACCTGCAGGGCCAGAGCTGGGGCTCAGGGCAGGCCAGGAGCGGGGTCCATCActgctccccagctccccacGCCCCCTACTCACTGGCCAGCTCGCCTCCACCACGCTGCTGCTTGGCTCTGCTCCGaagccagccctgggaggggctcCCGGCCAGCGCGGCCGCTGGGGAACGTCCAGGCACAGCTGTCAGCAGCTGCTCACAGCCCAGGAGGCGGACCTGCAGCGTCCCTGTCGGGGAGCGTAGTGGGGGGCCGTCATTAGGTGCCATCCTCCAATGGACCCCTGGGGCCCCAGGAACGCTACCTTCTCCTGGAGGGAGCTAAACCCAGACCCTGCCCACATTAGGCCTCGGCAACCACCTGCCACCCTCGGGGCCGACCAACTGGTCCTCCTCTCCTGCGCACTCTCTACGTGTTGGAAGAAGCAGGGACACACAGGCAGAAGAGTAGACTCAGACCTCGGCCAGGCTGCATGGGACCACAGTGCATGGTGACACGCTGCCCAGGGCTCAGGGCCTAGAGATAGCACCATGGCAGGGATGAGAGCCTGGGAAGAAGCAGGATGCCTGGCTGCCTGCCCTGTCCCACCTCTCCCCTGGGCcggtttctccatctgtacaGCGGAAAGGAGCGCCAGCTCAGCCCCCCCTCCTGCCATGGGTACCAGCATGTTTTGCCAACCGAGCAGATCCATTTTTAGGGTCATTAGAGATTTGTCCCTCAAAGGGTAGAGGAAGCAGTGGGGCTCTAGCAGCTCTTGAGGACATACACTGGGCCTAAGAGCACCATTTAGGGAGTCTGGGCCTAAGGGTTATACTCTGAGAGACCTTATAAACCAAGGCAGTGCCCAGCGTGGGAAGATCATCTTAGGAAGAATGACTGGAGGAATGTGGGTGTTTAGCTGGAAGACAGGATATGGGGTGGCCCCAAGTATCTGAATTTTAGGCCATTTAACAAGCCCTTACCCCCACCTTCCCCAACTTGTCTACTTGGCTAACTCCCATAAGCCCTTCAAGGCCAAGCTCAGACACCACCCCTTCCAGGAAGCATTCCTTGATTCCCCAAGGCCAGGGGAGGGGGCCCTTCCAGCCCCCGTACTTCCCCTTCTCAGTTCCGCTCACAGTGAGATGTGGCCTATCTACGCCGCACCAGCTCTgtgtgggcaggggctgggctctCTGGTTGGCACCGCGTCCCAGGTGGGAAGCTCAGGCCTTCCAGAGTTAACACTGTCAGATTTGGAGACAGATCCAGCTTGGgaaaaggaagaactttctaataGTCCAAACTGCCCGGGCCTGAGTATCAAGGCCTCCAGGGCTGCGAGCTCCCTAACACTGGCACTTTAAGCACTCTCCTGGTTCCTCACTTCAATCATAGCCTCACTGCTGAGCGCTCTCTGCGCCTGCACGGTCTTGAGCACCTCACACGCAACAACTCACTGAACTTTCGcagcaaccctatgaagtaggtgctGTTAGCACCTCCATTTGACAGAGTGATAAACTGAGGTCTGGAGAGGGGCTGTCAGTTgcacaaggtcacagagctaggggATGGTGAAGCCAGGATTGGAAGTCTTCTCTAAAATTCTTCCCCATTGTGTTTCAGGCTCCTCcctggaaaggaaggagagtTCTGAAGGAGGGACTCCCGGGTACCTGTCATGGCGGTGGGCTTCACGAGTGTCCCTGAAGGCTGGGGGCTCCCAGACACAGCAGTCCGTAGCTCCCGGGCCACCCTGCCACGCAgagggtgggcaggaggcagTCCCTCCAGCAGCTGCTCCAAGGCCAGCCGCAGGAGGTCCAGTTTCTGGGAGGACTCCTGGAGCTGCGCCTGAGCCTGCGGAAGGGGTACAGGCAGGGGATACAGGGCCACGGGGTAACGGCAGGGACAGCGGCTCAGGCCACCCGCAGACACCCTGGATGAGGTCTAGACATGAATGTGTCTCCTGTCTGCTCGCTGCCGCCCCCTCATGGCCAGTCCAGGGGTGTCTCCCCCCACTGCAGAGGCTGGTACCACCCAGACAGAAGCACCAGGGGGAGGGGACCACGATCTGACCTCGGCCAGCACCTTGCGGTCCTGCGTTCGCCGGCTACCGAGCAGCTTCACCACGTTCTTGGCACCCTCGGCCACAGCAGTCTCGATGCGTAGCCGGTGCCGCAGCTCCTCGACCAGCAGCTCGggacctgggaggagggggctcaGCCCTCAGCCCCATGCCCTGCTccgccctgcccacccccacttcTCAAAGCCTCACCTGGCTCAGGGGACCCGCTGGCCTCCAGGCTGCTGATTTTCATTCGCAGCAGGGCCACCTTCAGCTGGCTGTCCTGGAGCATCTGCTGGGCAGCTGCCAGAAGCTTTCTCTCCTATGAGGTTGTGACATATGCCCCATCGGGCTGGGACCAGGCCAGAGCTTCCCTGGTCAGACAGGGAACTGGAGCGTGCCTCCCCCATCAGTCCAGGGTTGAAGCTAAGCCTCTCTCGATAGGCCAGATACTACAGTCAAGCGTCCCTTTTTAGACTAGGTCTGGGGCAGAGCTTGCCCCATCAGACCAGACAAGGGAGGGCTAAGGTCAAGCCTCCCTTATGAGATCAGGACAAGCCTCCACACCATGCTGGAAGCTGGGACAGGCGCTGGGCCTTCCCTACCAGACTGGGGACTTGGGCTGGGATTCCCCATTAGACTGGTGTTTTGCCTTCTCTGTTAGACTAGGGGTTCGAGCCATGCCTTTCCCACCAAGTTGAGATTTGGGGCTCTGCCTCCCCCATCAGACTAAGGGTGAGACTGTCTCCCTTACAAAGTCAGTGGCTGGGTTGCACTTCCCTATCAGAATAGCAGCTGGATCACCACCTTCTCTAATAATCTGAGAGCCAAATCTCTTCCCCTCAGATCCCAGGGCCTTACCTTGGGAGTGCCACTGGCGTACGTGTGGGTCATGTTCTCGGCCCCCTGCTTGACCTTCAGTTCTACCTGCAGTTGCCTCTGTAGAGCCTCCAGGTGCCGGGCCCTTGACTGTTCTGCCAGCGGCCGAGGTTCCGAGGCCGCGGGTTCTGTGCACAAAGAGTGGGAGGCACACGAACACCTCACCCAGCGCCGAGAGCCCTGCCTGACCtagctctctcctccctgcccctcctgagCAGGGGCTACATGAGGAGGCTCTGAGAGAGGTCAGGGCCAAGGCCAAGTAGCTGGGTCAGCCTGCTGCCTCCTGTCCCCAGGGGCCTGCTCAGACTTCTCCCTcaccagccaggccaggcccggGGCCGGGCAGCAGGATGCGGGCGTGCAGCTCCCGCAGCTCCCCGTGCAGCTGCTCCAGACGGCGGTTGGAGGACCGCAGCAGCTGCTGCACGTGGCCCAGGTGGCGGCGGTCTGTGGCCACCCGCCGCAggttctccacaccctccttgATCTTCAGCTCCTTCTGGATGGCCCGGCGGATCGCCTCTTTCTCATCCCCTGGGGGCCGCTGGCCCGCCCCCGGCTGTGGAAAGGCAGAGGCGTCAGGCCCCTCGGTCCCCACCTCCGTGGCCCCAGGTCATCACagaaggagggggaggcaggcaggtgtGGACGGCACCCAGGACTGACACACACGGTTTGGGAAGCATCTCTGATCTTAGCGCTAGTATCCCTAAGCCAATGGAAACCCCAAGACTATCCTGCCCATGCTCCTGTCCTCTGCCATTAGAGAGAAGGGTAAGGGGCGGAAATTGTTAATGCCTATTGGTGTTCTGTTCTAAGAGCTGTGCAGATATTAACTTGTTGATCCTGACAGCAACCCCATGAGGTAGGGacagttattatccccattttacaaatgaggaagctgagacacagaaagggtaagtaatttgcccaaagccaccacagagagggagaggcaccaTCTCTTGggccccagcctctccctgccAGCCACACTTAATCAGGCTGCTCTCAGTCTGTGATCCAGTCTAAGGTCTGGGGACCAGAAAAGAGGTTTGGCACTAAGAAGAGccctcccaaggtcacacagacagtGCAGTCTGTGGCCTGAGTAGAAGCCAAGGCTGTTCCCCTGACATTCCAACACCTCAGGTGGCaaagcagaggcacagaggggcTGAGCAGGTCTCCAGGGGCCCACTCCCAGCTCAGCTCCTGGGAGGAAGTAGAAGGCTCTCTCACTACTTCACCTCAAGTGGgagcaagaaagaggaaaacctcCTTCCCAGAGGCCATTTCAAACCAACGGGTGCCAAAGCTGACCTCAGCCCAGGGTGACCCATGACGCCCCCACCCCAAGGACTCTCTCAGAGCCTCCACCTTACCTGTCGGCTCTCCATCTCCTGAGCCCAGTGGAAGGGGTGACTACCCCAGCCtcagggacccccccaccccaggcctgcgCTGGCCCGCTGGCCCGTCTGtcagagggcaggggtggggctcagGAAATCCTTTGAGGGCCCCAGGCCAGAGGGCCAGAGCCAAAGGCCTGAGCAAACAAAGATCCCATGGAGCTGGGGGCCCGGCACCGGGGTCCTGAGTCACCCAGCAGCCGCTGCTGGGCGGAGGTTAACAGGAAATCGGAAAATGTGTACAAGCCACGGCTGGAACAGGCCGAGGGACCTccggaggaagagggagggaggggacagacgCAGCCCTGAAAGTTGCCCAAGGGGTGGGGGCACTCAAGGAGTCTTGTGGAGAACACTTCACCCTTGAGCAGAGCCCATGGTCCAGCCTGCTCCGGGCTGGAATCCTGCCAAGTGCGCACACACCTCTCCCTTTCGGCCCCGCGGCTGGGGCGCTGTCTTGTACACAAACGTCCCCACCCCCGTTAGCTCTGGGCTAGaactccacctccaccccacccccacctcccaataACAGACACACAGCCTCGTCCCGGTGCCCACACGAACCTACTGCCAGCTCCGGCGGGAAGCCCGCCCCCTGGCCACTTGGGCTGGAGCCCTCTGTGTACCCGCAGGTTCCCGCCCGGGCGCTGGGCTAGGCGCCTCCCCCTGGGGTCCCCACGCCCCGCCTGCCTGTGCGCTCTGGGAAGGACCCCACAACCGCGAGGGATTGGCGCCCTGCGCCTGCCGCACACACCCTTCTCCCGCCCCAGGACCGGTCCCTAGGTGCctgcacaccccacccccccagcccccaacttAGCTTTCCCAGCGGATGCACATCATCAGCCTTAGAGTCCTACCTGGAAGAACAGATCTTAGGAAACTTTGGTGCCTACCCTGGTGGCCCTGACTGCGGATGCAGACGCGCTCATGGGCTGGCCTGACGGGAGGCTCTGCTCTGAGTCACTTGGAGGTGACTTGGGGACGTTTGCGGGGGGCAGGAACGACTCACCCCCAGCGCTCAGGACTGCCCTGCCAAGGTGTAGgggggcccggggagggggccgggaAGGGACGCGGGGAGGGCCGGGAACGCGGCCGGAGCCCCAGGCGCCCCGCGCGGTGAACTaggcgccccccaccccgccgcccgcGCGCGCGCAGCCCGTCCCCTCCGCGCGCCGTTCACCTGCCGCGGTGCCCCCTCCTCCATGGCGCCTCTCCGGCCGCTCGGCCCCTCCTCTCGCCCCCTCCGGTTCCGGAAGCCCCGGCCCCTCCGCCAGGGCTGGCAAACTTGAAACTTCCCGGGaagcggcgccggcggcgcgggATCGGGCGCCCCCTCCCGAGGTCCGCTGGCCCTCGCGGGACCTGGGACCAGCGCCGCCTCCCGGCCGCGCGGGATCGAGCCCCGCTCCTGACCCCGGGGCCCCGGCGCCTCCCTGGGCCCAGAGTCCCGCGGGACTTGGAGGCCGCGGCTGCCGCGCGGGGCGACACTGACCCCCGCTCCGGGATCCAGCGGCAGAGAGGGACACTTCCCCGGGCCGGGGTTGACCCGGGTCGCGCGCCCAGAGGGGCGGGCGCGGGTGCGGACAGCGCCGCCTGCCGGCCGCGGGGCAATGCCTGTGTGGCCAGGCCGCCCCGCGCCGGCTCAGCCTCCGCTTCCTCGCAAGCCCGCCACGACCTGGCTCCCGCCCGgagcctctcttcctctttcacgCCGTTGGTGTAAAGTGGGCTCATCCCATACCTGTCGCCCCCCCGAGGAGTCTTGGCCCTGTCTGTAGTCACTGTAAGAATGTATGCGTgggcaagtggggaaagcggggagggttgggggggaattgggagattggggtaccaaatagtacagtctaaatatatgcagtttattgtatgttaacagtatctcaataaaagttcttaaaaaaaaaaaaaaaagaatgtatgcgTGGGAAAAGAAAGCCTTACCCAGATTTATACCAAATTACAAATGAATCCCAAATCTCTCAGGACCTCCGTTCCATCACTTGGCTAGGCTAGAGCTTTCTGGTTCAACCAGAGCTGTTCAGCCTTTGCCCTAAAGGGCTCATctaaacagaatacacatttaaaCCTTGAGAAAAAGCCACCATCTCAGGAAACTAGCCTGCTCTAGGCGGTCGGGTAATGGCTTACACTTGTCGGGGACCCCGGTTCTTTACTGCCTCATCCAGGGTTGTTCAGCCAATTCCTGTCCATCCTGTGCTCACCAGCACTGTGCCAGGACTTCACTGGAAGGAGCCTCGTCCAAGGGGCCGGAAGTGAGTAAGGGTCAAATATTGAAGGTGGCTTATTTGCTGACTTGGAAGCAGTGCCCTCCAGTGCTTTTATAGGAGGAAACTACGTCCGTTCCATTTTGCTCTAACCACCTGCTTCACAGTGGACTGGAAAGTGAAATAGGCAAAAACATGGGCAATCCTGGGATTATCCTGCAATGGCAAATTCACTAAGTGACATGAACATAGGCAAAGGCCACTTGGTTCGGTGGGGGACACGCTGACTTCATAATCAGAGCCAAGTGTGACAATTTTGCATATACACAGAGTTGTTGAAGGCTAGACATTTAACACCTAGGAAGCTAGCCAGGCACATGGTAGACTCCTTTAATTGGGGGTTACCAGGGTGCCCTTAGCTGAATGTTAACGTTAAATAGGTAAAAAGACTATCAGCTTCTGACTAACGCTAGGTCATGGATTTCAGAAAAAAGACATCAAACAGCAAAGCTCCCCCTTTCGGGAGAGTGTCTCTTTCCCATCTTGAGGCTCATTTATCCAATCCTACTGCCAGAAAACTTTATTACATGGAAGAACTCAATGATTTTAAGTTTGCTGTGAAGTGTTTCACTGCCTCAGTGGCCACTAAGGGGAAGGAGTTCAGAAATAGAATACAACTACCTTTCCTAATGAACCCCAGGCTGGGCAAACATACAGGCCTGGGCTGATGGATGAGTCTGACGAGATAGCTGCATCTTACATCTCTGATGGTGATGGTGCTTCACAAAATTGTAATTCTTAGGAAAAGTGAAGTTCACACTTAACATCCAGTGGATAGTGA from the Hippopotamus amphibius kiboko isolate mHipAmp2 chromosome 2, mHipAmp2.hap2, whole genome shotgun sequence genome contains:
- the PKN3 gene encoding serine/threonine-protein kinase N3 isoform X2; amino-acid sequence: MESRQPGAGQRPPGDEKEAIRRAIQKELKIKEGVENLRRVATDRRHLGHVQQLLRSSNRRLEQLHGELRELHARILLPGPGPGLAEPAASEPRPLAEQSRARHLEALQRQLQVELKVKQGAENMTHTYASGTPKERKLLAAAQQMLQDSQLKVALLRMKISSLEASGSPEPGPELLVEELRHRLRIETAVAEGAKNVVKLLGSRRTQDRKVLAEAQAQLQESSQKLDLLRLALEQLLEGLPPAHPLRGRVARELRTAVSGSPQPSGTLVKPTAMTGTLQVRLLGCEQLLTAVPGRSPAAALAGSPSQGWLRSRAKQQRGGGELASEVLAVLKVDNRVVGQTGWGPVAKQSWDQTFVVPLERARELEIGVHWRDWRQLCGVAFLRLEDFLDNACHQLSLSLVPQGRLFAQVTFCDPVIERRPRLQRQKRIFSKRRGQDFLRASQMNLSMAAWGRLVMSLLPPCSSPSTLSPPKGCSQTPATPRGAADPASPSNFPPKKTPLREEIQPPPKPPRLYLPQEPTPEEMPRTKRPHMEPRTRLEPSLPASATRKPPRLQDFRCLAVLGRGHFGKVLLVQFKGTGQYCAVKALKKQEVLSRDEIESLYCEKRILEAVGRTGHPFLLSLLACFQTSSHACFVTEFAPGGDLMMQIHEDVFPEPQARFYLACVVLGLQFLHEQKIIYRDLKLDNLLLDAQGFLKIADFGLCKEGIGFGDRTSTFCGTPEFLAPEVLTQEAYTRAVDWWGLGVLLYEMLVGECPFPGDTEEEVFDCIVNAEAPYPRFLSVQGLELIQKLLQKCPEERLGAGERDAEEIKTQPFFRTTDWQALLARAVRPPFVPALCGPTDLRYFEGEFTGLPPALTPPDPRSPLTARQQAAFRDFDFVSERFLAP
- the PKN3 gene encoding serine/threonine-protein kinase N3 isoform X3 produces the protein MEEGAPRQPGAGQRPPGDEKEAIRRAIQKELKIKEGVENLRRVATDRRHLGHVQQLLRSSNRRLEQLHGELRELHARILLPGPGPGLAEPAASEPRPLAEQSRARHLEALQRQLQVELKVKQGAENMTHTYASGTPKERKLLAAAQQMLQDSQLKVALLRMKISSLEASGSPEPGPELLVEELRHRLRIETAVAEGAKNVVKLLGSRRTQDRKVLAEAQAQLQESSQKLDLLRLALEQLLEGLPPAHPLRGRVARELRTAVSGSPQPSGTLVKPTAMTGTLQVRLLGCEQLLTAVPGRSPAAALAGSPSQGWLRSRAKQQRGGGELASEVLAVLKVDNRVVGQTGWGPVAKQSWDQTFVVPLERARELEIGVHWRDWRQLCGVAFLRLEDFLDNACHQLSLSLVPQGRLFAQVTFCDPVIERRPRLQRQKRIFSKRRGQDFLRASQMNLSMAAWGRLVMSLLPPCSSPSTLSPPKGCSQTPATPRGAADPASPSNFPPKKTPLREEIQPPPKPPRLYLPQEPTPEEMPRTKRPHMEPRTRLEPSLPASATRKPPRLQDFRCLAVLGRGHFGKVLLVQFKGTGQYCAVKALKKQEVLSRDEIESLYCEKRILEAVGRTGHPFLLSLLACFQTSSHACFVTEFAPGGDLMMQIHEDVFPEPQARFYLACVVLGLQFLHEQKIIYRDLKLDNLLLDAQGFLKIADFGLCKEGIGFGDRTSTFCGTPEFLAPECPFPGDTEEEVFDCIVNAEAPYPRFLSVQGLELIQKLLQKCPEERLGAGERDAEEIKTQPFFRTTDWQALLARAVRPPFVPALCGPTDLRYFEGEFTGLPPALTPPDPRSPLTARQQAAFRDFDFVSERFLAP
- the PKN3 gene encoding serine/threonine-protein kinase N3 isoform X1; the encoded protein is MEEGAPRQPGAGQRPPGDEKEAIRRAIQKELKIKEGVENLRRVATDRRHLGHVQQLLRSSNRRLEQLHGELRELHARILLPGPGPGLAEPAASEPRPLAEQSRARHLEALQRQLQVELKVKQGAENMTHTYASGTPKERKLLAAAQQMLQDSQLKVALLRMKISSLEASGSPEPGPELLVEELRHRLRIETAVAEGAKNVVKLLGSRRTQDRKVLAEAQAQLQESSQKLDLLRLALEQLLEGLPPAHPLRGRVARELRTAVSGSPQPSGTLVKPTAMTGTLQVRLLGCEQLLTAVPGRSPAAALAGSPSQGWLRSRAKQQRGGGELASEVLAVLKVDNRVVGQTGWGPVAKQSWDQTFVVPLERARELEIGVHWRDWRQLCGVAFLRLEDFLDNACHQLSLSLVPQGRLFAQVTFCDPVIERRPRLQRQKRIFSKRRGQDFLRASQMNLSMAAWGRLVMSLLPPCSSPSTLSPPKGCSQTPATPRGAADPASPSNFPPKKTPLREEIQPPPKPPRLYLPQEPTPEEMPRTKRPHMEPRTRLEPSLPASATRKPPRLQDFRCLAVLGRGHFGKVLLVQFKGTGQYCAVKALKKQEVLSRDEIESLYCEKRILEAVGRTGHPFLLSLLACFQTSSHACFVTEFAPGGDLMMQIHEDVFPEPQARFYLACVVLGLQFLHEQKIIYRDLKLDNLLLDAQGFLKIADFGLCKEGIGFGDRTSTFCGTPEFLAPEVLTQEAYTRAVDWWGLGVLLYEMLVGECPFPGDTEEEVFDCIVNAEAPYPRFLSVQGLELIQKLLQKCPEERLGAGERDAEEIKTQPFFRTTDWQALLARAVRPPFVPALCGPTDLRYFEGEFTGLPPALTPPDPRSPLTARQQAAFRDFDFVSERFLAP